A part of Lujinxingia sediminis genomic DNA contains:
- a CDS encoding 3'-5' exonuclease encodes MSNWPELWKDLTLSVIDVETTGLDPQNDRVTEVGIIRFEGGEVVETYGKLVNPGCPIPEESTRITGIKDEDVKDAPRFEEIASEVHERLQGVGIVAYNLAFDRSFIRYELERCGLSWPEESPTLDPLIFARQFFKNHPRKNLGAICKLLGIPLEEAHRATHDATVTGHVLYAFADRLPEQLDALLMLQAQWEQQQAAEMSGWRGRGRSGGDFESLGDALGGAAIGLGPAYIYGDEADPLRALYMSVPEAND; translated from the coding sequence ATGTCGAACTGGCCCGAGCTTTGGAAAGATCTCACCCTTTCGGTGATCGACGTGGAGACCACCGGTCTCGATCCTCAGAACGATCGCGTCACCGAGGTGGGCATCATTCGTTTTGAGGGCGGAGAGGTCGTGGAGACCTACGGCAAGCTCGTCAACCCGGGCTGTCCGATCCCTGAAGAATCCACGCGCATCACCGGCATCAAAGACGAAGACGTTAAAGACGCGCCCCGTTTTGAGGAGATCGCCTCCGAGGTCCATGAGCGTCTCCAGGGCGTGGGCATCGTGGCGTATAACCTGGCGTTCGACCGCAGCTTTATTCGCTACGAGCTGGAGCGCTGCGGGCTGAGCTGGCCGGAGGAGTCGCCCACGCTCGACCCGCTGATTTTCGCGCGGCAGTTTTTCAAAAATCACCCGCGCAAGAACCTCGGTGCGATCTGCAAACTTCTGGGCATCCCGCTCGAAGAGGCTCACCGTGCCACCCATGACGCCACGGTGACCGGGCATGTGCTCTACGCCTTTGCCGATCGTCTGCCCGAGCAGCTTGATGCGCTTTTGATGCTTCAGGCGCAGTGGGAGCAGCAGCAGGCCGCCGAGATGAGCGGCTGGCGTGGCCGGGGGCGCAGCGGCGGCGACTTTGAGTCGCTGGGCGATGCGCTGGGCGGGGCGGCGATCGGGTTGGGACCGGCCTACATCTACGGTGACGAGGCCGATCCGCTTCGCGCCCTTTACATGAGTGTGCCCGAGGCCAATGACTGA
- the clpB gene encoding ATP-dependent chaperone ClpB, with protein MRIEKFTIKSREALSEAQDRAAEAQHPEVRTIHLLDALLEQDEGIVSPIINKLGASSDRLRKAVREALGRMPRVEGTTPSVSNAFGEVLRVAQKEADGLRDEYVSTEHLLLALSEARDEGGQVLRSVGVTRDRVLAAMTEVRGNQRVTDVNPENKYQALEKYTRDLTAMAESGKLDPVIGRDEEIRRALQVLSRRTKNNPVLIGEPGVGKTAIAEGIAQRITSGDVPESLKNKRVVSLDLGSLIAGAKFRGEFEDRLKAVLQEIDQAAGEIVLFIDELHTLVGAGASEGSMDASNMLKPALARGELRCIGATTISEYRKYIEKDAALERRFQPIQVDEPTVEDSVTILRGLKERYEVHHGIRISDAALVAAAQLSHRYVTDRFLPDKAIDLVDEAAAGVKMQLESLPEEIDRMERRITSMEIERQALKREDDAASKQRLEEVEGEIAELREKASGMKATWMREKEVIQKARDFKQRLEDLRVEYEQAERGGDLGRAAEIRFGTIPATEKELEATHEELAELQQSGSFLREEVTDEDVAQIVSRWTGIPVQKMLESEQRKLLTMEDRLHERVVGQHQAVEAVSDAVRRARSGLQDPQRPIGSFIFLGPTGVGKTELARSLASFLFDDEQNMVRLDMSEFMERHAVARLIGAPPGYVGYDEGGYLTEHVRRRPYTVVLFDEIEKAHPDVFNILLQILDEGRLTDGKGRTVDFTNTVIIMTSNVGSHHIQDYGQSDPERAEELVMEEMREMFKPEFLNRVDDIILFQSLTRKEMDHIVNIQLGRLRKLLEDRGFGLRVSPEAMTLLADRGFDPVYGARPLKRVVQKDVQNALAKELLAGRFAPGETIAVGVDDGELTFEVAGSAGAQASVH; from the coding sequence ATGCGTATTGAGAAGTTTACGATCAAGTCGCGTGAAGCCCTCTCCGAAGCTCAGGATCGTGCCGCCGAGGCACAGCACCCGGAGGTTCGCACGATTCATCTGCTCGACGCGCTCTTAGAGCAGGACGAGGGCATTGTCTCTCCCATCATCAACAAGCTCGGCGCGAGCAGCGACCGGTTGCGCAAAGCGGTGCGTGAAGCTCTGGGGCGTATGCCTCGGGTGGAAGGCACGACGCCTTCGGTATCCAACGCGTTTGGCGAGGTGTTGCGTGTGGCCCAGAAGGAGGCCGACGGACTGCGCGATGAATACGTTTCGACCGAGCACCTTTTGTTGGCCTTAAGCGAGGCCAGAGATGAGGGCGGGCAGGTGTTGCGCTCGGTTGGCGTGACCCGCGATCGGGTGCTGGCGGCGATGACGGAGGTGCGCGGTAATCAGCGCGTCACGGACGTCAATCCGGAGAACAAATACCAGGCCCTGGAGAAGTACACCCGTGATCTGACGGCGATGGCCGAGAGCGGCAAGCTCGACCCTGTGATCGGCCGAGATGAAGAGATTCGCCGCGCGCTGCAGGTGCTCAGTCGACGCACCAAAAACAACCCGGTGCTCATCGGTGAGCCTGGCGTCGGTAAGACGGCGATTGCCGAGGGCATCGCCCAGCGCATCACCTCGGGCGATGTGCCCGAGAGTCTTAAGAACAAGCGGGTGGTCTCCCTGGACCTGGGGTCCTTGATTGCTGGCGCGAAGTTCCGCGGGGAGTTCGAAGATCGCCTCAAGGCGGTGCTCCAGGAGATCGATCAGGCCGCCGGCGAGATTGTGCTCTTCATTGATGAGCTGCATACGCTGGTGGGTGCGGGGGCCTCCGAGGGGTCGATGGATGCCTCCAACATGCTCAAGCCGGCGCTGGCGCGCGGGGAGCTTCGATGCATCGGCGCGACCACCATCTCGGAGTACCGCAAGTACATCGAGAAAGACGCCGCTCTGGAACGTCGCTTTCAGCCCATTCAGGTTGATGAGCCCACCGTTGAAGATAGCGTCACGATTTTGCGCGGGCTTAAGGAGCGCTACGAGGTGCACCACGGCATCCGCATCTCGGACGCGGCGCTGGTGGCCGCAGCGCAGCTGAGCCACCGCTATGTCACCGACCGCTTTCTGCCCGATAAGGCCATCGACCTGGTCGATGAGGCTGCGGCCGGCGTAAAGATGCAGCTGGAGAGTCTGCCCGAGGAGATCGACCGCATGGAGCGTCGCATCACCTCGATGGAGATCGAGCGCCAGGCGCTCAAACGTGAGGATGACGCCGCCAGCAAACAGCGCCTCGAAGAGGTCGAGGGAGAGATCGCCGAATTGCGTGAGAAGGCCAGTGGCATGAAGGCCACCTGGATGCGTGAGAAGGAGGTCATTCAGAAGGCGCGCGACTTTAAGCAGCGCCTCGAAGATCTGCGCGTTGAGTACGAGCAGGCTGAACGCGGTGGCGATCTGGGGCGAGCGGCAGAGATTCGCTTTGGCACCATTCCCGCCACCGAGAAGGAGCTGGAGGCGACTCACGAGGAGCTGGCGGAGCTTCAACAGAGTGGCAGCTTTCTTCGCGAGGAGGTCACCGATGAGGATGTGGCTCAGATCGTAAGCAGGTGGACCGGTATCCCGGTGCAGAAGATGCTCGAGAGTGAGCAGCGCAAACTTCTCACGATGGAAGACCGTCTGCATGAGCGGGTCGTCGGCCAGCATCAGGCCGTCGAAGCGGTCAGCGACGCGGTGCGCCGAGCGCGCAGCGGTCTTCAAGATCCGCAGCGTCCCATCGGTTCGTTTATCTTCCTGGGCCCGACGGGGGTGGGTAAGACCGAGCTTGCGCGCTCGCTGGCGTCTTTCCTCTTCGACGACGAGCAAAACATGGTGCGCCTGGACATGAGCGAGTTCATGGAACGCCACGCCGTCGCTCGCCTCATCGGCGCACCTCCGGGCTATGTGGGCTACGATGAGGGCGGCTACCTCACCGAGCATGTGCGCCGGCGCCCCTACACCGTGGTGCTCTTCGATGAGATCGAAAAAGCCCATCCGGATGTCTTCAACATCCTGTTGCAGATCCTTGATGAGGGACGGTTGACCGACGGCAAAGGTCGCACCGTCGACTTTACCAACACCGTCATCATCATGACCTCCAACGTGGGTAGCCACCACATCCAGGATTACGGCCAGAGCGATCCGGAGCGGGCCGAGGAGCTGGTGATGGAGGAGATGCGCGAGATGTTTAAGCCGGAGTTTCTCAACCGGGTCGACGACATCATCCTCTTCCAGTCGCTGACGCGGAAGGAGATGGACCATATCGTCAACATTCAGCTGGGCCGCCTGCGCAAGTTGCTGGAAGACCGCGGCTTCGGGCTGCGCGTAAGCCCGGAGGCGATGACGCTTCTGGCCGATCGTGGCTTTGATCCGGTCTACGGTGCGCGTCCGCTTAAGCGGGTTGTTCAGAAGGATGTGCAGAACGCGCTGGCGAAAGAGCTTCTGGCCGGACGTTTTGCCCCCGGTGAGACGATTGCGGTGGGCGTTGATGATGGCGAACTGACCTTTGAGGTCGCCGGCTCGGCGGGAGCGCAGGCCTCGGTGCATTGA
- a CDS encoding serine/threonine-protein kinase, with the protein MTTSEEPSSGSPKFTPSGVRLGKFQIFEQIGQGAMGEVYRGYQPEQGMEVAVKVISGDQAGESSYQRAFGHEVRSVAGLDHPGIVRLFDYGVIGENRLDLAPRAFRPGSPYLVMEYARAGTLAGLMDEAQPWVVIELVVYAILDALAHSHARGVVHRDIKPQNVLLDRGEESWPGVLLTDFGLAYALQPQDGVVQSKKVAGTPQYMAPEQLLGRWREYGPATDLYALGCVIFEMICGEVPFGGDNVMQIARAHLDHPLPPLRPRGEVPEGVEGWLARLLARDPRQRWASAALAARELRRAVGRASVGVSARQWQALLQANTTSTDERMSAEVRGPGSGQMSPFHALTPLLNFEPVRSVGDVSERFTPLPANWERPRRASSIRVAGAGLGLFGLRRLSTVGRENERELLWSTLRQVIATRKPAAVMLTGAPGVGKDHLATWLVERAQEVGSARALHVRYRADGDASDGVMDALMHHLGLDGVGRAEVMGHLEAIVRAGGGDDPYLWQAMTELLLPSQPGDEAGVRMSGQAQRQRALADFLMRMTMSGPLIIRLQDVHRSVEALGWVSLLLHQLQERVPIFVVMSARDDAMALSETHARALGELREGGAFSEVPVEALSPADTQSFVEELLFLEPGLAREVAERCAGNPLVATTLAARWIERGLLQPTLDGFRLERDVAASELQDDELLWLAPALALVDVYGADQLFALQLAAVLGACLELKDWKRACELAEIAWTNDVVEHLLVRRHLVEVGGDKLAFSHNLLKEALLTHLRGSGGWQKAHALCAQVLEPAVARGEEGALERSAAMLKEGGELEKAVRRYMEASELRRLRGEQHVNAYLLDQAWQALERLADNHDEDIARLQVKLALGRSWAYNSMYYVGLSLEWAERAETRALELGDAALVAQARALAGSCAIVCGQPAQGETLLRQALEHFRDHGSGGSPRAYAMAATALARSLARRSEWLNVSSLLQEAVTQADASGDIVLVANVRFDNLLLRHKRGDVPSLAEVDELIAICELADQSMGLSEAFNLRAEVLRLQGDLEGARAALERSLHYCSRVNVQNGMVAMINLGLMLIAEKNIEEARSYFERAAVSFRRQRRPQLLLYAVLGCLVNALNEREQGRVQSLADEALRLIRDTRFYGDGDARLLIETATELAEEGGEEWVLRARLRELREAMPHLLTAP; encoded by the coding sequence ATGACCACATCCGAGGAGCCATCGTCGGGGAGCCCGAAATTCACCCCTTCGGGGGTGCGTCTGGGCAAGTTTCAGATCTTCGAGCAGATCGGCCAGGGGGCGATGGGCGAGGTGTATCGGGGGTATCAGCCTGAGCAGGGGATGGAGGTCGCCGTCAAGGTGATCTCGGGCGATCAGGCCGGTGAATCAAGTTACCAGAGAGCTTTCGGCCATGAAGTGCGCAGTGTGGCGGGGTTGGATCACCCCGGCATTGTGCGGCTTTTTGATTACGGGGTGATTGGTGAGAACCGCCTGGATCTGGCGCCGCGCGCGTTTCGTCCGGGAAGTCCCTACCTGGTCATGGAGTACGCGCGTGCCGGCACGCTGGCTGGCTTGATGGACGAGGCTCAACCCTGGGTGGTGATTGAGCTTGTGGTGTATGCCATTCTCGACGCGCTGGCCCACAGCCACGCGCGCGGTGTGGTGCACCGCGATATAAAACCTCAAAATGTGCTTCTGGATCGCGGAGAGGAGAGCTGGCCGGGCGTGCTGCTGACCGACTTCGGTCTGGCCTACGCTCTGCAACCCCAGGACGGGGTTGTGCAGAGTAAGAAGGTGGCGGGTACGCCGCAGTATATGGCGCCGGAGCAGCTCCTGGGGCGCTGGCGCGAGTACGGCCCGGCTACCGACCTTTATGCGCTGGGGTGCGTGATCTTCGAGATGATCTGCGGGGAGGTGCCGTTCGGGGGCGATAACGTGATGCAGATTGCCCGCGCGCACCTCGATCATCCGCTGCCGCCTCTTCGACCGCGTGGCGAGGTGCCGGAAGGCGTGGAGGGGTGGCTGGCGCGTCTTCTGGCCCGCGATCCGCGACAACGCTGGGCATCGGCGGCGCTTGCCGCCCGGGAGCTGCGGCGTGCGGTGGGGCGTGCGTCGGTCGGGGTGAGCGCGCGCCAGTGGCAGGCGTTGTTGCAGGCCAACACCACGTCGACCGACGAGCGGATGAGCGCAGAGGTGCGCGGGCCGGGATCGGGGCAGATGTCGCCCTTTCATGCGCTTACGCCGCTGTTGAACTTCGAGCCTGTGCGATCGGTGGGCGACGTGTCCGAGCGATTTACGCCTCTGCCCGCCAACTGGGAGCGACCGAGGCGAGCCTCAAGCATTCGGGTGGCCGGTGCCGGGCTGGGGCTCTTTGGACTGCGACGACTCTCGACGGTGGGGCGCGAGAACGAGCGCGAGCTGCTCTGGTCAACGCTTCGCCAGGTGATCGCCACTCGGAAGCCTGCTGCGGTGATGCTCACCGGGGCACCGGGGGTTGGAAAAGATCATCTTGCGACCTGGCTTGTGGAGCGGGCGCAGGAGGTGGGATCGGCCCGGGCTCTGCACGTGCGCTACCGCGCCGACGGTGACGCCAGCGATGGAGTGATGGACGCGTTGATGCATCACCTCGGATTGGACGGGGTGGGGCGCGCAGAGGTGATGGGCCATCTGGAGGCGATTGTTCGCGCGGGCGGAGGCGACGATCCCTACCTCTGGCAGGCGATGACTGAGCTGTTGCTTCCCTCGCAACCCGGTGATGAGGCGGGCGTACGTATGAGCGGCCAGGCTCAGCGTCAGCGTGCGTTGGCCGATTTCTTAATGCGCATGACCATGTCAGGCCCGCTGATCATTCGGCTGCAGGATGTGCATCGCAGTGTGGAGGCGCTGGGCTGGGTGAGCCTGTTGCTCCATCAACTTCAGGAGCGCGTTCCGATCTTTGTGGTGATGAGCGCGCGCGATGACGCGATGGCGCTGAGTGAAACGCACGCTCGGGCTTTAGGGGAGCTGCGCGAAGGCGGGGCGTTTTCCGAAGTACCTGTCGAGGCGCTCAGCCCGGCTGATACCCAGAGCTTTGTGGAGGAGCTGCTCTTTTTGGAGCCGGGCCTGGCCCGGGAGGTTGCCGAGCGCTGCGCGGGAAATCCGCTGGTGGCCACAACCCTGGCAGCACGCTGGATAGAACGCGGCCTTCTGCAGCCCACGCTCGATGGGTTTCGGCTGGAGCGAGACGTTGCCGCCAGCGAACTTCAGGATGACGAGCTTCTGTGGTTGGCCCCGGCGTTGGCCCTGGTGGATGTGTACGGTGCAGACCAGCTCTTCGCCTTGCAGCTGGCCGCGGTGCTGGGCGCGTGCCTGGAGCTGAAAGACTGGAAGCGAGCCTGTGAACTCGCCGAGATCGCGTGGACCAATGACGTGGTGGAGCATCTTCTGGTGCGACGTCACCTGGTGGAGGTGGGGGGCGATAAGTTGGCGTTTTCGCATAACCTCTTGAAGGAGGCGCTGCTCACTCACCTGCGCGGTTCGGGAGGTTGGCAGAAGGCGCATGCCCTCTGCGCGCAGGTGTTGGAACCGGCGGTTGCTCGTGGCGAGGAGGGAGCGCTGGAGCGGTCTGCGGCGATGCTCAAAGAAGGCGGCGAGCTCGAAAAGGCTGTACGACGCTACATGGAGGCCAGCGAGCTTCGTCGACTTCGGGGTGAGCAACACGTAAACGCGTATTTGCTTGATCAGGCCTGGCAGGCCCTGGAGCGACTTGCCGACAACCACGACGAGGACATCGCGCGACTTCAGGTGAAGTTGGCTCTCGGGCGTTCCTGGGCGTACAACTCGATGTACTATGTCGGGCTTTCGCTCGAATGGGCGGAGCGGGCGGAGACGCGCGCGCTGGAGTTAGGAGATGCCGCGTTGGTCGCCCAGGCACGAGCCCTGGCGGGTTCCTGTGCGATTGTTTGTGGTCAGCCTGCACAGGGGGAGACGCTCTTGCGTCAGGCATTGGAGCATTTTCGCGACCATGGTTCGGGGGGCTCTCCACGCGCTTATGCGATGGCTGCGACAGCCCTGGCGCGCTCTCTGGCACGCCGCTCGGAGTGGCTCAACGTTTCCTCCCTGCTTCAGGAGGCCGTGACGCAGGCCGACGCGTCGGGCGATATCGTCCTGGTGGCCAACGTTCGTTTTGACAATCTGTTGCTGCGTCATAAGCGGGGGGATGTGCCGAGCCTGGCGGAAGTCGACGAGCTGATCGCGATTTGCGAGTTGGCCGATCAGAGCATGGGGCTCTCGGAGGCCTTTAACCTTCGCGCCGAGGTCTTGAGGTTGCAGGGAGATCTGGAGGGCGCGCGTGCAGCACTGGAGCGCTCGCTTCATTATTGCAGCCGCGTCAATGTGCAGAACGGCATGGTGGCGATGATCAACCTGGGGCTGATGTTGATCGCCGAGAAGAACATCGAAGAGGCGCGTTCTTATTTTGAGCGCGCGGCGGTGAGCTTCAGACGACAGCGTCGTCCGCAGCTTTTGCTTTATGCCGTGTTGGGCTGTCTGGTGAACGCGCTCAACGAGCGGGAGCAGGGGCGTGTCCAGTCGCTCGCCGACGAGGCGCTGCGCTTGATTCGGGATACCCGATTTTATGGCGATGGCGACGCCCGCCTGCTGATCGAAACCGCCACCGAACTCGCTGAGGAGGGAGGCGAAGAATGGGTGCTGCGGGCGCGTCTCAGGGAGCTGCGAGAGGCGATGCCACACCTTCTCACAGCTCCCTGA
- a CDS encoding ATP-dependent DNA helicase, which produces MSSAVERFLEPGGLLDQKLERYEFRPQQVQMARVVADALEGRHAAIVEAATGTGKTLAYLIPALLSKRRVVVSTGTKALQEQLFFKDIPFLQEHLPRSFKAVLLKGRRNYLCKHRFEEMERKPAFRSADDVRMWPVIRSWAGKTRTGDRAEIDGLPDNYPTWQELSVGSEACLGTKCPFYDECFVNRVREDAQEADVIVVNHHLFFADLALRQTGFAEILPSYDAVVFDEAHHLESVATEYFGLQVSNFRFWELASDVERAMESDEVSVEASADVLEASSYMVKVAGQLFDRLLGVLREGRHGLDVLDDIPERPAIDEALAEVYDSLDDLGGAVRAVSALGESGQRLAQRTSELSFELKQVMNCDNARYAYIVERRDRGVFLQAAPIDLAGLMRRKLLDTHDALVFTSATLATGGNFEFFKRRMGMLGFEREEGPSVKPVKVEELILEPVFDYENQCVLYVPSKLPAPNDPKFCDNVALIVDYLLKITEGRAFVLFTSYMNMNAVYDLLVDTLDFPVLLQGQASKREILEKFRSTPNAVLFATSSFWEGVDVEGEALSMVIIDKLPFANPSDPLTRARLNLVDERGGNSFAQISLPSAAITLKQGFGRLIRSKSDVGVVAILDSRVAHKSYGRYFLNSLPPAPVVWSAPAVKRWWYQRHPDALSTEG; this is translated from the coding sequence ATGAGCAGCGCGGTGGAGCGATTTCTGGAGCCCGGGGGGCTGCTCGATCAGAAACTTGAGCGCTATGAGTTTCGCCCCCAGCAGGTGCAGATGGCCCGGGTGGTGGCCGATGCGCTGGAAGGGCGTCACGCGGCGATCGTGGAGGCAGCCACCGGTACCGGCAAGACGCTGGCGTATCTGATACCGGCGCTCCTCTCAAAGCGCCGTGTGGTGGTGAGCACCGGCACCAAAGCGCTTCAAGAGCAGCTTTTTTTCAAAGACATTCCCTTTCTTCAAGAACATCTGCCGCGCTCCTTTAAGGCGGTGCTGCTCAAAGGGCGGCGCAACTACCTGTGCAAGCATCGCTTTGAGGAGATGGAGCGTAAGCCTGCGTTTCGATCGGCCGATGACGTGCGCATGTGGCCGGTGATCCGCAGCTGGGCGGGCAAGACCCGCACCGGTGACCGCGCGGAGATCGATGGGCTGCCTGATAATTACCCCACCTGGCAAGAACTCTCGGTGGGCTCGGAGGCCTGCCTGGGCACCAAATGCCCCTTCTACGATGAGTGTTTCGTCAACCGGGTGCGCGAAGATGCGCAGGAAGCCGACGTCATCGTGGTCAACCATCATCTCTTCTTCGCCGACCTGGCGCTGCGTCAGACGGGTTTTGCCGAGATCTTGCCCTCCTACGACGCGGTGGTCTTCGATGAGGCGCACCATCTGGAGAGTGTCGCCACCGAGTACTTCGGGTTGCAGGTCTCCAACTTCCGTTTCTGGGAGTTGGCCAGTGATGTCGAACGGGCGATGGAGAGCGACGAGGTCAGCGTGGAGGCCTCGGCCGATGTGCTGGAGGCGAGCAGCTACATGGTCAAAGTCGCAGGTCAGCTTTTTGACCGCCTTTTGGGCGTGTTGCGTGAGGGACGTCACGGGCTCGATGTGCTCGACGATATCCCGGAGCGGCCGGCCATCGATGAGGCGCTGGCCGAGGTGTACGACTCGCTCGACGATCTGGGAGGGGCCGTGCGTGCGGTGAGCGCCCTGGGAGAGTCGGGCCAGCGCCTGGCGCAGCGGACAAGCGAGCTGAGCTTTGAGCTCAAGCAGGTGATGAACTGCGATAACGCCCGCTACGCTTATATCGTAGAGCGGCGCGACCGCGGGGTCTTTTTGCAGGCCGCGCCCATCGATCTGGCCGGGCTGATGCGGCGCAAGCTGCTCGATACCCACGACGCGCTGGTCTTCACTTCGGCGACGTTGGCCACCGGCGGCAACTTCGAGTTCTTCAAGCGCCGCATGGGCATGCTGGGCTTTGAGCGCGAGGAGGGGCCTTCGGTGAAGCCGGTTAAGGTCGAAGAGCTGATCTTAGAGCCGGTCTTCGACTATGAGAACCAGTGCGTGCTCTATGTGCCCAGCAAACTTCCGGCTCCCAACGATCCGAAGTTCTGCGATAATGTGGCGCTGATCGTCGACTACCTGCTCAAGATCACCGAGGGGCGTGCGTTCGTGCTCTTTACGAGCTATATGAACATGAACGCGGTCTACGATCTTCTGGTCGACACGCTGGACTTCCCGGTGCTCCTGCAGGGGCAGGCCAGCAAGCGCGAGATTTTGGAGAAGTTCCGGTCGACTCCCAACGCGGTGCTCTTCGCCACGAGCTCGTTCTGGGAGGGAGTCGACGTGGAGGGCGAAGCGCTGAGTATGGTGATTATCGACAAGCTGCCCTTTGCCAATCCCTCCGATCCGCTGACCCGTGCTCGCCTCAACCTGGTGGATGAGCGCGGAGGCAATAGCTTCGCACAGATTTCATTGCCTTCGGCTGCGATCACCCTCAAGCAGGGGTTCGGGCGTCTGATCCGCTCGAAGAGTGATGTGGGGGTGGTGGCGATCCTGGATTCGCGCGTGGCCCATAAAAGTTACGGGCGCTACTTTCTCAACAGCCTGCCACCGGCCCCGGTGGTGTGGTCAGCGCCGGCGGTCAAGCGCTGGTGGTATCAGCGCCATCCCGACGCCTTGAGCACCGAGGGGTAA
- a CDS encoding formimidoylglutamate deiminase gives MVVESKHAGDDELLEYRARRVWGAKGWTDRSSVWVKGGEVVAVGALPERASRYRTIDLGEVALVPGQVNAHSHAFQRVMRGLSERRDPARSDDDFWTWREAMYGVALSLSAEEVEAAARLAFWEMARAGITHVGEFHYVHHRPDGAPYEDPNELAHRVIAAAQAVGIRITLLRVAYHSGDIGKVAQPRQRRFIEPDVATYLRRLAALEERWGKTPGVSLGSAPHSIRAVDRSWVEAIAEFCSERQMVIHSHVCEQPAEIAASQRAYGMGPVEVLHEWAGLNPRWTLVHGTHMSERELAIVAETRPTICACPTTERNLGDGFLPARELVSAGVPIALGSDSHTVIDPWEEMRLVEYHERLRAQARNVLPACDPQGRIESAAVLWEMGSVGGARALGRSVSGRVEVGQPADFVALDLQSPSLWGASASTLLDHIVLSMSASAVRHTVVAGRLIIEDRRHVHEDALLAGARELMAKRAADVSPR, from the coding sequence ATGGTGGTGGAGAGCAAACACGCAGGAGACGATGAGCTCCTCGAGTACCGTGCGCGGCGCGTGTGGGGCGCGAAGGGATGGACCGATCGAAGCTCGGTGTGGGTAAAGGGCGGTGAGGTTGTGGCGGTGGGGGCGCTTCCCGAGCGCGCGTCGCGCTACCGCACGATCGACCTCGGGGAGGTCGCGCTGGTACCGGGGCAGGTCAATGCGCATAGCCACGCCTTTCAGCGGGTGATGCGCGGGTTGTCGGAGCGGCGCGATCCGGCGCGCTCCGACGATGACTTCTGGACCTGGCGTGAGGCGATGTACGGGGTGGCGCTGAGTTTATCTGCCGAGGAGGTCGAGGCGGCCGCACGTCTGGCGTTCTGGGAGATGGCACGGGCGGGCATCACCCATGTCGGGGAGTTTCATTATGTGCATCATCGCCCCGATGGAGCGCCCTATGAGGACCCGAACGAGCTTGCGCATCGGGTGATCGCCGCGGCGCAGGCGGTGGGCATTCGCATCACGCTATTGCGGGTTGCCTACCACAGCGGGGATATCGGCAAGGTGGCGCAGCCGCGTCAGCGGCGTTTTATTGAGCCCGATGTTGCGACCTACCTCCGGCGGCTCGCTGCGCTCGAGGAGCGCTGGGGTAAGACGCCCGGGGTAAGCCTGGGTTCGGCGCCGCATAGTATTCGGGCGGTTGATCGGAGCTGGGTGGAGGCGATCGCCGAGTTCTGCTCCGAGCGCCAGATGGTGATTCATTCCCATGTCTGCGAGCAGCCTGCTGAGATCGCCGCCTCACAGCGCGCGTATGGCATGGGGCCGGTCGAGGTGCTGCATGAGTGGGCGGGGCTCAACCCACGTTGGACCCTGGTGCACGGTACCCATATGAGCGAGCGGGAGCTTGCGATTGTTGCCGAGACGCGTCCCACGATCTGTGCCTGCCCCACCACCGAGCGCAACCTGGGCGACGGTTTTTTGCCGGCGCGCGAACTGGTGAGCGCCGGAGTGCCGATCGCGCTGGGGAGCGACAGCCACACTGTGATCGATCCCTGGGAGGAGATGCGCCTTGTGGAGTACCACGAGCGCCTGCGCGCGCAGGCCCGAAATGTGCTGCCGGCCTGCGACCCGCAAGGCCGCATCGAGAGCGCGGCGGTGCTCTGGGAGATGGGCTCGGTGGGCGGTGCACGCGCGCTCGGTCGCAGCGTGAGCGGGCGAGTTGAGGTGGGGCAGCCGGCGGACTTCGTCGCGCTCGATCTTCAGTCTCCCTCGCTGTGGGGAGCCTCGGCCTCAACCTTGTTGGACCACATCGTTTTGAGTATGAGTGCCAGCGCGGTGCGCCACACCGTGGTGGCCGGGCGCTTGATCATTGAGGATCGCCGCCATGTCCATGAAGATGCGCTGCTGGCCGGCGCGCGTGAGTTGATGGCAAAGCGCGCCGCCGATGTTTCACCCCGATAG